In the Rhinoraja longicauda isolate Sanriku21f chromosome 40, sRhiLon1.1, whole genome shotgun sequence genome, one interval contains:
- the LOC144611503 gene encoding GTPase KRas-like, whose product MTEYKLVVVGAGGVGKSALTIQLIQNHFVDEYDPTIEDSYRKQVVIDGETCLLDILDTAGQEEYSAMRDQYMRTGEGFLCVFAINNIKSFEDVHLYREQINRVKDSDDVPMVLVGNKCDLPSRTVDTKQAQELAKSYGIPFIETSAKTRQGVEDAFYTLVREIRKYKEKISKNGKRKKKNSKKRCIIL is encoded by the exons ATGACTGAGTACAAGTTGGTGGTGGTGGGCGCTGGTGGCGTGGGCAAGAGTGCCCTCACCATCCAACTTATCCAGAACCACTTTGTGGACGAGTACGACCCGACTATCGAG GATTCCTACAGGAAGCAAGTGGTGATTGATGGGGAGACGTGTTTGCTGGATATTCTGgacacagcgggtcaggaggaGTACAGTGCGATGAGAGACCAGTACATGCGCACTGGGGAGGGCTTCCTCTGCGTCTTTGCAATCAACAACATCAAGTCCTTCGAGGATGTTCACCTGTACAG AGAACAGATTAATCGCGTGAAAGACTCTGATGACGTTCCCATGGTTTTAGTTGGAAATAAGTGTGACCTTCCATCACGTACTGTGGACACGAAGCAAGCACAGGAACTGGCAAAGAGTTATGGAATCCCTTTCATAGAAACCTCCGCCAAAACAAGACAG GGCGTGGAAGATGCATTCTACACACTAGTGCGTGAAATTCGTAAATACAAAGAGAAGATCAGCAAAAATGGTAAAAGGAAGAAAAAGAACTCGAAGAAAAGGTGCATAATTCTTTAA